A portion of the Deltaproteobacteria bacterium genome contains these proteins:
- a CDS encoding response regulator transcription factor produces the protein MNEKVLVVDDDARLRALLKEYLEGYGFQILTLADGCSVMETIRDESPEMVILDIMLPRRDGLEVLKDIRTEYGVPVIMLTAKGEDADRIVGLELGADDYLPKPFNPRELLARMRAVLRRLHPEPLDRPETSDECIEAGGLTLNLSRRTLLVQGREIELSATEYKILEAMMGRPNTVFTRDQLMNIARGRDAMAFDRSVDVHISNLRGKMKPFTGDRELIKTVWGSGYKFVEAP, from the coding sequence GTGAACGAAAAAGTGCTGGTCGTGGATGACGACGCCAGGCTTCGCGCCCTTTTAAAAGAGTACCTCGAGGGTTACGGTTTTCAGATTTTGACGCTTGCGGATGGATGTTCGGTGATGGAGACCATTCGCGACGAATCCCCGGAAATGGTCATCCTGGATATCATGCTGCCCCGGCGCGACGGGCTCGAGGTACTCAAAGACATCCGCACCGAATACGGCGTGCCGGTCATCATGCTGACCGCCAAGGGCGAAGATGCCGACCGGATCGTCGGACTCGAGCTTGGAGCCGACGACTATCTGCCCAAACCGTTCAATCCGAGGGAGTTGCTGGCCAGAATGAGAGCCGTGCTGCGCAGACTCCACCCAGAGCCTTTGGATCGCCCCGAAACATCGGACGAGTGCATCGAAGCCGGGGGTCTGACACTAAATCTGAGCCGCAGGACTCTCCTGGTTCAGGGTCGAGAAATCGAGCTTTCCGCAACCGAGTACAAGATTCTCGAGGCCATGATGGGACGTCCGAACACGGTCTTCACCAGGGATCAGTTGATGAATATTGCCCGGGGAAGAGACGCCATGGCCTTTGACCGAAGCGTGGACGTGCACATCAGCAACCTTCGGGGCAAGATGAAACCCTTCACCGGAGATAGGGAGTTGATCAAAACCGTGTGGGGCTCCGGGTACAAATTCGTGGAGGCCCCATGA